One genomic region from Nostoc sphaeroides encodes:
- a CDS encoding heme NO-binding domain-containing protein — translation MYGLVNKAIQDMVCSRFGEETWKKIKHTAEVDEDVFLSMEGYPDDITHKLVKAASVVLSLPASQIMQAFGEFWVQYTAQEGYGEMMDMSGDTLPEFLENLDNLHAHVGVSFPKLQPPSFECSDIEENSLSLHYRSNREGLTPMILGLVKGLGSKFDTEVYITQTQSRDEGAEHDEFLVIYKPN, via the coding sequence ATGTACGGATTAGTGAACAAGGCGATTCAAGATATGGTGTGCAGTCGCTTTGGCGAAGAGACTTGGAAAAAAATTAAGCACACAGCAGAGGTGGATGAAGATGTTTTCCTCAGTATGGAAGGCTATCCCGATGACATCACCCACAAGCTGGTAAAAGCTGCTAGTGTCGTTCTGAGTTTACCTGCCTCACAGATTATGCAAGCTTTTGGAGAATTTTGGGTTCAGTACACAGCCCAAGAAGGCTATGGCGAAATGATGGATATGAGTGGAGATACACTACCTGAGTTTTTAGAAAACCTTGATAATCTTCATGCTCATGTGGGAGTTAGCTTTCCTAAACTCCAACCCCCATCATTTGAGTGTAGTGATATAGAGGAAAATTCTCTGAGCTTACATTATCGCTCTAATAGAGAAGGGTTAACACCAATGATTCTTGGACTAGTTAAGGGATTAGGAAGCAAGTTTGATACAGAAGTTTATATTACCCAAACCCAGAGTCGAGATGAGGGTGCTGAACATGATGAATTTTTAGTGATTTATAAACCAAATTGA
- a CDS encoding sensor histidine kinase: MAPPHLTLSPELLTKAFPFHFAFNRNREIVQAGDVLRRICPEPLVGKLIEQHFQINRPKILVDFDVITKQSRALFILEFIHNGMQLKGQMMYQPEQEVIFFLGSPWITDTTNLAPLGIKLKDFAIHDPIVDFLFLLQAQNTALADAKKLTSELKQQREQLQSALQMKENLAEAEAQSKKLEKSLRDLQQTQAQLVQAEKMSSLGQLVAGIAHEINNPVNFIYGNLKYAKDYTQCLLNLVHLYQQLYTNPGSEIQEYIKEIDLDFLLNDLPKILSSMEVGAERISGIVLSLRNFSRLDEAEKKSVNIHQGLDSTLLILQSRFKNSVDYPAIKVVKNYGNLPLVDCYPGQLNQVFMNIISNAIDALDDHNSKGAIAEIHAHSNTITITTEVIETKCVIRIADNGSGMTQAVKERLFDPFFTTKPVGKGTGLGLSISYQIVVEKHGGTLRCVSEPGQGTEFWIEIPLSMNKQANHCVQSLSLIK; encoded by the coding sequence ATGGCTCCTCCTCACCTTACACTTTCGCCAGAGTTGCTGACGAAAGCTTTTCCTTTCCATTTTGCCTTTAACCGTAATCGGGAAATTGTACAAGCTGGTGATGTTTTAAGGCGCATTTGTCCTGAACCGCTAGTTGGTAAATTGATTGAGCAGCATTTCCAGATTAATCGTCCAAAAATTTTGGTCGATTTTGATGTTATTACTAAACAGTCCCGCGCTTTATTTATATTAGAGTTTATCCACAATGGAATGCAGCTTAAGGGTCAGATGATGTATCAACCAGAGCAGGAGGTAATATTTTTTTTAGGTTCTCCCTGGATTACAGATACAACTAACCTGGCTCCTCTGGGTATCAAACTCAAAGACTTTGCAATTCACGACCCAATTGTTGATTTTCTGTTTCTACTGCAAGCTCAAAATACTGCTTTGGCTGATGCCAAAAAGTTAACAAGTGAACTGAAACAGCAAAGAGAACAACTACAGAGTGCGCTACAAATGAAGGAGAATTTAGCTGAAGCTGAGGCTCAATCCAAAAAATTGGAAAAATCCCTTCGTGACCTACAACAAACTCAAGCCCAATTAGTCCAGGCTGAGAAAATGTCTAGTCTGGGGCAGTTAGTTGCAGGAATTGCTCACGAAATTAACAATCCTGTTAATTTTATTTACGGGAATTTGAAATATGCCAAGGATTATACACAGTGTTTGCTGAATCTTGTGCATCTTTACCAGCAATTGTATACCAATCCTGGATCAGAAATTCAAGAATACATTAAGGAAATTGACTTAGATTTTTTACTAAATGATTTGCCCAAAATCCTAAGTTCGATGGAAGTAGGAGCCGAACGGATTTCTGGAATTGTCTTGTCCCTACGGAATTTCTCTCGTCTTGATGAAGCGGAGAAGAAAAGTGTTAATATTCACCAGGGATTGGATAGTACTTTGCTGATTTTACAGAGTCGCTTCAAGAATAGTGTTGATTATCCTGCTATCAAAGTAGTGAAAAACTATGGAAATTTACCTTTAGTAGATTGCTACCCTGGTCAACTCAATCAAGTATTCATGAATATTATCAGTAATGCAATCGATGCGCTCGATGACCATAATAGTAAAGGCGCGATCGCAGAAATTCATGCCCATTCTAATACAATTACAATTACTACAGAAGTCATCGAAACGAAGTGTGTGATCCGAATTGCTGATAATGGTTCAGGAATGACACAAGCAGTTAAAGAACGACTGTTTGATCCATTTTTCACAACTAAGCCTGTAGGTAAGGGTACAGGATTGGGTTTATCAATTAGCTATCAGATTGTAGTTGAAAAACATGGCGGAACACTAAGATGTGTATCAGAACCTGGGCAAGGAACTGAGTTTTGGATTGAAATTCCCCTATCGATGAACAAACAAGCAAATCATTGTGTGCAATCATTAAGTTTAATTAAATAA
- a CDS encoding FtsW/RodA/SpoVE family cell cycle protein yields the protein MNLRRLIPIFDSSVSNWALEARLLRWLTLIWLFVGLIMLFSASYPVADGNHNDGLYYFKRQLLWVLVSLIGFNIIVNLPLQKILGLSHWFLLLFLTLIFITLIPGLGKKAFDAARWIAIGPIPIQPSELIKPFLVLQSARLFGQWERINWRVRLAWLGIFGLVLLGILAQPNLSTTALCGMTIWLIALAAGLPYKYLGGTAVGGVMLALLSISIKEYQRKRVMSFLNPWADATGDGYQLVQSLLAVGSGKTWGAGFGLSQQKLFYLPIQDTDFIFAVFAEEFGFVGSMVLLALLATFATLGLIVALKAKNIVHRLVAIGVTILLVGQSLLHIGVATGSLPTTGLPLPMFSYGGNSMIASLIAAGLLIRVARESSEAEVVPLRKPLLENGRRRRGFQKNRN from the coding sequence GTGAATCTACGCCGCCTGATTCCAATTTTTGATAGTTCAGTCTCCAACTGGGCATTAGAAGCGCGGCTGTTGCGCTGGTTAACGTTGATTTGGCTGTTCGTCGGCTTGATTATGCTATTCTCAGCATCCTATCCTGTCGCTGATGGCAATCATAATGATGGGTTGTATTACTTTAAGCGTCAACTGCTTTGGGTCTTAGTTTCCTTAATCGGATTCAATATTATTGTTAATTTACCGTTGCAGAAAATTTTGGGGCTATCCCATTGGTTTTTATTACTGTTTTTGACGTTAATTTTCATTACACTGATCCCAGGATTGGGAAAAAAGGCTTTTGACGCAGCGCGTTGGATTGCGATCGGGCCTATTCCGATTCAACCCTCAGAATTAATTAAGCCTTTTTTGGTGCTGCAAAGTGCGCGGCTTTTTGGTCAGTGGGAACGAATCAATTGGCGGGTTCGCTTGGCTTGGTTGGGTATTTTCGGTCTGGTACTTTTAGGAATTCTTGCTCAACCTAACTTGAGTACAACAGCACTTTGCGGTATGACTATTTGGCTAATTGCTTTAGCAGCCGGCTTACCTTACAAATACTTGGGAGGGACAGCAGTTGGTGGAGTGATGTTGGCACTACTCAGTATTAGTATCAAAGAGTATCAACGTAAGCGGGTAATGTCATTCCTGAATCCGTGGGCAGATGCAACAGGAGATGGCTACCAGTTGGTGCAAAGTCTACTAGCTGTGGGTTCTGGTAAAACTTGGGGAGCGGGATTTGGGCTTTCTCAACAAAAGCTGTTTTATTTACCAATTCAGGATACTGATTTTATTTTTGCGGTGTTCGCCGAAGAGTTTGGCTTTGTTGGCAGTATGGTATTACTGGCACTTTTAGCAACATTTGCCACTCTGGGATTAATTGTGGCACTAAAGGCTAAAAATATAGTACATCGATTGGTAGCGATCGGCGTGACGATTTTGCTGGTAGGACAATCATTGCTTCATATTGGTGTTGCTACAGGTTCTCTACCAACTACTGGCTTACCTTTGCCCATGTTTAGTTATGGTGGTAATTCCATGATTGCTAGCTTAATAGCTGCTGGGTTGCTGATTCGGGTAGCACGCGAGAGTAGCGAAGCTGAGGTAGTACCGTTGCGAAAACCCTTGTTGGAAAATGGCCGCAGACGCCGGGGATTTCAAAAAAATAGGAATTGA
- a CDS encoding DUF4347 domain-containing protein, with the protein MATLNTSHFQVNAATSTSYVHSLVFIDMAVEDYSDLVNGVLDNTQVFVLDSTQDGVEQITEILASYAGTNLINIHIVCHGAPGCLHLGNTHLGLDTLDEYSQQLQLWQKIFSASAKNDNPWNLLIYGCNVALGDAGTEFVEKLHQLTKANIAASRGRIGNAALGGNWELEVRTADMEVSLVFPETTRQAYAGVLATFTVNNTGDTDDGDRNNGITTLREAINLSNATAGDDAIAFGEIFTDATPDVITLTSGQLTITDDLTILGTGTSKLTVSGKNTSTVFEISGLGTGVNINELAIASGSIKVNRTSILSLANTSVSGNTAGSGIFNRGILSLANTSVFGNKQGGIYNGGSLSLTNSSVYGNTGASKIFNGNTAGGGIFNDASSGKAGILSLINSSVSGNTANSGGGIYNQGGTLRLGC; encoded by the coding sequence ATGGCAACACTAAATACGTCACACTTCCAAGTAAATGCTGCAACTTCTACTTCCTATGTTCATAGTTTAGTCTTCATCGACATGGCGGTTGAAGACTATAGCGATTTGGTCAATGGCGTGCTTGATAATACCCAAGTGTTCGTGCTTGACTCGACACAGGACGGTGTTGAACAAATTACAGAAATTCTAGCGAGTTATGCTGGCACGAATTTAATTAATATTCATATTGTGTGCCACGGTGCCCCAGGTTGCTTACACTTGGGCAACACCCATTTAGGATTGGATACCCTCGACGAATACAGCCAGCAACTGCAACTATGGCAAAAGATATTTTCAGCCTCTGCCAAAAACGATAACCCCTGGAACTTACTCATCTATGGTTGCAATGTGGCTTTGGGTGATGCGGGGACAGAATTTGTAGAAAAACTGCACCAACTCACCAAAGCAAATATTGCCGCTTCCCGTGGGCGAATTGGTAATGCAGCGTTAGGTGGTAACTGGGAGTTAGAAGTCCGCACGGCTGATATGGAAGTGAGTTTAGTTTTTCCAGAAACGACGCGACAGGCTTATGCAGGGGTACTGGCGACGTTCACGGTAAATAATACTGGGGATACAGATGATGGCGATCGCAATAACGGTATTACGACACTCCGGGAGGCTATTAACTTATCTAATGCTACTGCTGGGGATGATGCGATCGCTTTTGGGGAAATATTCACAGATGCCACCCCAGATGTGATCACGCTCACCTCTGGGCAACTGACGATTACTGATGATCTAACCATCTTGGGGACTGGGACATCTAAGCTTACCGTGAGTGGAAAGAATACCTCTACAGTCTTCGAGATATCGGGACTAGGGACAGGTGTCAATATTAATGAACTGGCGATCGCTAGCGGTAGTATTAAGGTTAATAGAACTTCCATCCTCAGCCTAGCTAACACCAGTGTGTCTGGTAATACAGCAGGAAGTGGCATCTTTAATAGGGGCATCCTCAGTCTTGCTAACACCAGCGTCTTTGGCAATAAGCAAGGCGGTATCTATAACGGTGGTAGTCTCAGCCTAACTAACAGCAGTGTTTATGGCAATACCGGGGCAAGCAAGATTTTTAATGGCAATACTGCCGGAGGCGGCATTTTTAATGACGCTTCCTCTGGTAAAGCTGGGATTCTCAGCCTCATTAACAGTAGTGTCTCTGGCAATACGGCAAACTCCGGTGGTGGCATCTATAATCAAGGCGGTACTCTCAGGCTAGGCTGTTGA